A section of the Jatrophihabitans sp. genome encodes:
- a CDS encoding cobalt-precorrin-6A reductase → MTRVLILGGTAEARALASALAGLPGVRPISSLAGRVADPALPAGEVRIGGFGGAAGLTGWLAAESIAAVVDATHPFAATISWSAAQAAAAVGVPILALRRPGWIQRPGDDWRRQPSPEAAARALEGLISEGSASEGSVSEGSVSEGSVSKGSVSEGLAREGRAERVFLTTGRTGLAPFACLERHWFLIRSIDAPQPPLPPRRQLLLARGPFSVAEEIALMRKHRIQVLVTKDSGGPLTEAKLVAARELGLPVLLIQRPPLPDVPTVQTVQAACDWIAGLTAGPTG, encoded by the coding sequence GTGACGCGGGTGCTGATCCTGGGCGGAACCGCCGAAGCAAGGGCGCTGGCCAGCGCCCTTGCAGGCCTGCCCGGGGTGCGACCGATCTCGTCGCTGGCCGGCCGGGTGGCCGATCCGGCGCTGCCAGCCGGTGAGGTGCGGATCGGCGGCTTCGGCGGGGCGGCCGGGCTGACCGGCTGGCTGGCGGCCGAGTCGATCGCGGCCGTGGTCGATGCCACCCATCCGTTCGCCGCGACCATCAGTTGGTCCGCGGCCCAGGCAGCGGCTGCGGTCGGGGTACCGATCCTGGCGCTACGCCGGCCTGGCTGGATCCAGCGTCCGGGTGATGACTGGCGCCGGCAACCTTCTCCGGAGGCCGCGGCCCGAGCGCTGGAGGGCTTAATTTCAGAGGGCTCGGCGTCGGAGGGCTCGGTGTCAGAGGGCTCGGTGTCAGAGGGCTCGGTGTCAAAGGGCTCGGTGTCAGAGGGGCTGGCGCGGGAAGGCCGAGCCGAGCGGGTGTTCCTGACCACCGGCCGGACCGGGTTGGCGCCGTTCGCCTGCCTTGAGCGGCACTGGTTCCTGATCCGCAGCATCGACGCTCCCCAGCCGCCGCTGCCGCCCAGGCGTCAGCTGTTGCTCGCGCGCGGGCCGTTCAGCGTGGCAGAGGAGATCGCGCTGATGCGGAAACACCGGATTCAGGTGTTGGTGACCAAGGACAGCGGTGGCCCGCTCACCGAGGCGAAGCTGGTGGCGGCGCGTGAACTCGGGTTGCCGGTGCTGCTGATCCAGCGACCGCCGTTGCCCGACGTCCCCACGGTGCAGACGGTCCAAGCCGCCTGCGACTGGATCGCCGGCCTTACGGCGGGACCGACTGGCTGA
- a CDS encoding cobalt-precorrin-5B (C(1))-methyltransferase — protein MTTPTGLRYGWTTGACATAATAAAYTALLTGSFPDPVQITLPKGQQPAFALAREQLGEGWASASIVKDAGDDPDVTHGALITATVRPGPDGSGVGFVAGPGVGTVTKPGLPLAVGEPAINPVPRQLMTAAVTELAGGEVPDLVIEISVADGEEIARHTWNPRLGILGGISILGTTGIVVPYSCAAWIDSIRRGVDVARAVGHQHLAGCTGSTSERVAAQLYDLPEDALLDMGDFAGAVLKYVKRHPVPRLTIAGGIGKLAKLADGHLDLHSGRSQVNYRFLAELASSAGADSSTVQQMLAANTALEVLQICQRNGVPIGDLVAARARQTAEQVIGDAPVALDVVVIDRAGTIVGRA, from the coding sequence ATGACGACACCCACCGGCCTGCGCTACGGCTGGACCACCGGCGCCTGCGCCACCGCGGCGACCGCCGCCGCCTACACCGCGCTGCTCACCGGCAGCTTTCCAGACCCGGTGCAGATCACGCTGCCTAAGGGCCAGCAACCGGCCTTCGCGCTCGCCCGCGAGCAGCTTGGCGAGGGGTGGGCCAGCGCCTCGATCGTCAAGGACGCCGGTGATGACCCCGACGTCACGCACGGCGCGCTGATCACCGCCACCGTCCGGCCCGGCCCTGACGGCTCCGGCGTCGGCTTCGTGGCCGGCCCCGGCGTGGGGACGGTCACCAAGCCCGGGCTGCCACTGGCCGTCGGCGAGCCTGCCATCAACCCGGTGCCCCGGCAGCTGATGACCGCCGCCGTCACCGAGCTGGCCGGCGGCGAGGTCCCCGACCTGGTCATCGAGATATCGGTGGCCGACGGCGAGGAGATCGCCCGGCACACCTGGAACCCGCGGCTGGGCATCCTGGGCGGCATCTCGATTCTGGGGACCACCGGCATCGTGGTGCCGTACTCGTGCGCCGCCTGGATCGACAGCATTCGCCGCGGGGTGGACGTGGCCCGGGCAGTCGGCCATCAGCACCTGGCAGGCTGCACCGGCAGCACATCCGAGCGGGTGGCCGCGCAGCTCTACGACCTGCCCGAGGACGCCCTCCTCGACATGGGCGACTTCGCCGGCGCGGTGCTCAAGTACGTCAAGCGGCACCCGGTGCCCAGGCTCACTATCGCCGGCGGCATCGGCAAGCTGGCCAAGCTGGCCGACGGCCACCTCGATCTGCACTCCGGCCGATCCCAGGTCAATTACCGGTTTCTCGCCGAACTGGCCAGCTCGGCCGGCGCCGACAGTTCGACGGTCCAACAGATGCTCGCCGCCAACACCGCCTTGGAGGTGCTCCAGATCTGCCAGCGCAACGGCGTGCCGATCGGGGACCTGGTCGCCGCCCGGGCCCGGCAGACTGCCGAGCAGGTGATCGGCGACGCGCCGGTCGCCCTCGACGTGGTGGTCATCGACCGCGCGGGGACCATCGTCGGCCGGGCTTGA
- a CDS encoding rhodanese-like domain-containing protein: protein MQPNSTPEISTAEAVKLLDGDAVLLDVREQHEWDAGHAPQARHLAMSELAGRISEVPADATVICVCHVGSRSAAVSQALIGAGFNAVNLSGGMVAWAAAGLPVVDAVGGSGMVI, encoded by the coding sequence GTGCAACCTAACTCCACGCCTGAGATCTCGACCGCCGAAGCCGTCAAGCTGCTGGACGGCGACGCCGTGCTGCTCGATGTGCGCGAGCAACACGAGTGGGACGCCGGGCACGCCCCGCAAGCCCGCCATCTGGCCATGTCCGAACTGGCCGGCCGCATCTCCGAGGTCCCGGCCGACGCCACAGTGATCTGCGTCTGCCATGTTGGCAGCCGGTCCGCCGCAGTGTCGCAGGCGTTGATCGGGGCCGGCTTCAACGCCGTCAACCTCAGCGGCGGGATGGTCGCCTGGGCAGCTGCCGGGTTGCCGGTGGTCGACGCCGTGGGCGGCTCCGGCATGGTGATCTGA
- a CDS encoding winged helix DNA-binding domain-containing protein translates to MIEVTPAQRRARLGWRHRLAAEALAASPVEVARDLVALHGTDPSSVYLAAWARMRDGDVAAAVHRALYEERSLIRLMAMRRTVFVTSLDVAPVLQAACSRAVAARERRKLESMLAAVGVAEDVEGVRRWLDETEQIALRALRDRGEATASELATDDPRLGVEVVIGGAGNQGRQHVASRMLLLLAAEGKVVRGRPRGSWTSHQHTWSPLERWTPGGLAEWDTAQAEVELGRRWLTAFGPGAEQDLAWWAGWSKTQVRRVLAALGAVAVDLGDGSSGYLLPEDLEPAPEPQPWAALLPALDSTPMGWRQRDWFLGEHGPYLFDGFGNIGPSLWWNGEIVGGWAHDRDGEIVVRFLRDVGSEAVTAAQAQAELLAGRLGGVRLTARTRGKTWLEQELSG, encoded by the coding sequence ATGATCGAGGTGACACCGGCCCAGCGCCGGGCCCGGCTGGGCTGGCGGCACCGGTTGGCCGCCGAGGCGCTGGCCGCGAGCCCGGTCGAGGTGGCCAGAGACCTGGTCGCCCTGCACGGCACCGATCCGTCATCGGTCTACCTGGCCGCGTGGGCTCGCATGCGGGACGGCGACGTCGCCGCTGCCGTCCACCGGGCGCTCTATGAGGAACGCAGCCTGATCAGGCTGATGGCCATGCGCCGCACGGTCTTCGTCACCAGCCTGGACGTGGCCCCGGTGCTGCAGGCCGCGTGCTCGCGCGCGGTGGCTGCCCGCGAGCGCCGCAAGCTTGAGTCGATGCTGGCCGCGGTCGGAGTGGCCGAGGATGTCGAGGGCGTCCGGCGCTGGCTCGACGAGACCGAGCAGATCGCGCTGCGGGCGCTGCGGGACCGCGGTGAGGCCACCGCCTCCGAACTGGCCACCGATGACCCGCGCCTTGGCGTCGAGGTCGTGATCGGGGGCGCAGGCAACCAGGGCAGGCAGCACGTGGCCAGCCGGATGCTGTTGCTGCTGGCCGCCGAAGGCAAGGTGGTTCGCGGCCGGCCGCGGGGGTCCTGGACATCTCACCAGCACACCTGGTCGCCACTGGAGCGCTGGACGCCGGGCGGCTTGGCCGAGTGGGACACCGCGCAGGCAGAGGTGGAGCTCGGCCGCCGCTGGTTGACCGCCTTCGGCCCAGGCGCCGAGCAGGACTTGGCCTGGTGGGCCGGCTGGTCCAAGACCCAGGTGAGGCGGGTGCTCGCCGCGCTGGGCGCGGTGGCCGTGGACCTCGGCGACGGCAGCAGCGGCTACCTGCTGCCCGAGGACCTCGAGCCGGCCCCTGAACCCCAGCCCTGGGCGGCGCTGTTGCCGGCGCTGGACTCGACCCCGATGGGCTGGCGCCAGCGGGACTGGTTCCTCGGCGAGCACGGGCCCTACCTGTTCGACGGTTTCGGCAACATCGGCCCGTCGCTGTGGTGGAACGGCGAGATCGTGGGCGGCTGGGCGCACGACCGCGACGGCGAGATCGTGGTGCGCTTCCTGCGCGACGTCGGCTCGGAGGCGGTGACCGCCGCACAGGCCCAGGCCGAGCTGCTGGCCGGTCGGCTCGGGGGCGTGCGGCTGACGGCTCGGACCCGGGGCAAGACCTGGCTGGAGCAGGAGCTCAGCGGCTGA
- a CDS encoding TIGR03618 family F420-dependent PPOX class oxidoreductase, producing MSDVETEPAMPELSGRGPEFLEFWRERRLATLSTVRSDGTPHVVPVGVTLDAEAGLARVITSGDSHKARQVLAAGPAGAAVAVCQVDGRRWSTLEGRAIVRADADSVADAERRYAERYRTPRVNPRRVVLEITVSRVLGNL from the coding sequence ATGAGCGATGTCGAGACTGAGCCGGCGATGCCGGAGCTGAGCGGTCGAGGTCCGGAGTTCCTGGAGTTCTGGCGGGAACGCCGGCTCGCCACCCTCAGCACGGTGCGTTCCGACGGCACCCCGCACGTGGTGCCGGTCGGGGTGACGCTGGACGCCGAGGCGGGCCTGGCGCGGGTGATCACCTCAGGGGACTCACACAAGGCGCGCCAGGTGCTGGCCGCCGGGCCGGCCGGCGCGGCGGTGGCGGTGTGCCAGGTCGACGGCCGACGCTGGTCGACGTTGGAGGGACGGGCGATCGTCAGGGCCGACGCCGACTCGGTGGCCGACGCCGAGCGGCGTTACGCCGAGCGCTACCGGACGCCGCGGGTCAACCCGCGGCGGGTCGTCCTGGAGATCACCGTCAGTCGCGTGCTGGGCAATCTCTGA
- the otsB gene encoding trehalose-phosphatase, with amino-acid sequence MHPDPDRLAAIAARLPGALIALDFDGTLAPIISDPSASRPVPGVIDTLAGLARAGAQIAVVTGRDAATVLELGDLRAIPDVVVSGLHGAETWRHGDLQTRDEPAGLAALRTSLPPLLRQSGDGVWLEDKRLSLVVHARQAADPQRVLTELGDRLPPLVAEQGLELHPGKLVLEIRIPNLSKATALEQLLIPSTSAALFGGDDLGDLPALAAVSAWAALTGRPGLTIAVGELAELRQAADCAVGSPAELAVLLAQLLATAETRGGGG; translated from the coding sequence ATGCACCCCGACCCCGACCGGCTCGCCGCCATCGCTGCCCGGCTGCCCGGCGCGTTGATCGCGCTGGACTTCGACGGCACCCTCGCGCCGATCATCAGCGACCCCAGCGCCTCCCGGCCGGTTCCCGGCGTCATCGACACCCTGGCCGGGCTGGCGCGGGCCGGGGCGCAGATCGCCGTCGTCACCGGCCGCGACGCCGCCACGGTGCTCGAGCTCGGCGACCTGCGCGCCATTCCGGACGTGGTCGTCAGCGGCCTGCACGGCGCGGAGACCTGGCGGCACGGCGATCTGCAGACCCGGGACGAGCCGGCCGGGCTGGCGGCGCTGCGGACCAGCCTGCCCCCGCTGCTTCGCCAGAGCGGCGACGGGGTGTGGTTGGAGGACAAGCGACTGTCGCTGGTGGTGCACGCCCGCCAGGCCGCAGATCCGCAGCGGGTGCTCACCGAACTCGGCGACCGGCTGCCGCCGCTGGTAGCCGAGCAGGGCCTGGAACTGCATCCGGGCAAGCTGGTGCTCGAGATCAGGATCCCGAACCTGTCCAAGGCCACCGCGCTTGAGCAGCTGCTGATTCCGAGCACCTCGGCGGCGCTGTTCGGCGGTGACGATCTCGGGGACCTGCCGGCGCTGGCCGCGGTGTCGGCCTGGGCAGCGCTCACCGGCCGGCCGGGACTGACCATCGCGGTAGGCGAGCTGGCCGAGCTGCGCCAGGCCGCCGACTGCGCGGTGGGCTCGCCGGCCGAGCTCGCCGTCCTGTTGGCGCAGTTGCTGGCCACAGCTGAGACACGCGGCGGCGGTGGCTGA
- a CDS encoding ABC transporter ATP-binding protein, translated as MTASQQPTTHADARPDGRIVVDNLTKVFGDQRAVDSLSFTVEPGSVTGFLGPNGAGKTTTLRMLLGLVRPTSGTATINGVTYGSLPRPLQAVGAALEAASFHPAHTGLQHLRIYCAAAGLPASRADEVLDLVGLGQVGKKKTKGYSMGMRQRLGLAGTLLGDPQVLILDEPANGLDPEGIRWLRGFFRHLAGEGRTVLVSSHQLAEVQEVADRAVILNRGKLVRAGTIGELSAGTAVTVVRGPALGPLQQALAGAGFGGSTEADGALRVRTDQLALVGHLAFTHNVELHELRLEEFDLERLFFSLTEGEHRGAELEPPGASQHRYAPERGGAR; from the coding sequence ATGACGGCGTCCCAGCAGCCCACCACCCACGCCGACGCACGTCCCGACGGCCGGATCGTGGTGGACAACCTGACCAAGGTCTTCGGTGACCAGCGGGCAGTGGACTCGCTCAGCTTCACCGTCGAACCCGGCTCGGTGACCGGCTTCCTCGGCCCCAACGGCGCCGGAAAGACCACCACCTTGCGCATGCTGCTGGGGCTGGTGCGCCCGACGTCAGGCACGGCGACCATCAACGGCGTGACCTACGGGTCGCTGCCGCGGCCGTTGCAGGCCGTGGGCGCGGCCCTGGAGGCAGCCAGCTTCCATCCGGCTCACACCGGCCTGCAGCACCTGCGGATCTACTGCGCGGCCGCGGGCCTGCCTGCCAGCCGGGCCGACGAGGTGCTGGACCTGGTGGGGCTGGGCCAGGTGGGCAAGAAGAAGACCAAGGGCTACTCGATGGGCATGCGGCAGCGACTCGGCCTGGCCGGCACGCTGCTGGGCGATCCGCAGGTGTTGATCCTGGACGAGCCGGCCAACGGCCTGGACCCCGAAGGCATCCGTTGGCTGCGCGGGTTCTTCCGGCACCTGGCCGGCGAGGGCCGCACCGTCCTGGTGTCCAGCCACCAGCTGGCCGAAGTGCAGGAGGTGGCTGACCGGGCGGTGATCCTCAATCGCGGCAAGCTGGTCCGCGCCGGCACCATCGGCGAGTTGTCGGCCGGCACCGCTGTGACAGTCGTGCGCGGACCGGCCCTGGGCCCCTTGCAGCAGGCGCTGGCCGGCGCCGGCTTCGGCGGCAGCACCGAGGCCGACGGAGCGCTGCGGGTGCGCACCGACCAACTCGCCCTGGTCGGTCACCTGGCCTTCACCCACAACGTCGAGCTGCACGAGCTCCGGCTCGAGGAGTTCGACCTCGAGCGGCTGTTCTTCAGCCTGACCGAGGGCGAGCACCGCGGCGCAGAGCTCGAGCCGCCCGGCGCGTCCCAGCACCGGTACGCACCCGAACGAGGAGGCGCCCGATGA
- a CDS encoding multifunctional oxoglutarate decarboxylase/oxoglutarate dehydrogenase thiamine pyrophosphate-binding subunit/dihydrolipoyllysine-residue succinyltransferase subunit, with protein sequence MAYDVTAQSSTGSESTRPDFGANEWLVEEMYERYLTDPSAVDAAWHDFFADYRPAAGPAGSVRQAPAGSTYGDDETEEFMAGSDEAADSAKSASNGHDGAHTSAENRRDDQAAAGKTETSAAVSVAQNPAPTPPSIEGSDTAQPPAAEQAPAAKPASKQPPAAEQAPAAKPAAEQAPAAKPAAKASWTSPSIAPTAPADAHATVLRGAPAKVVTNMQASLEIPTATSVRAVPAKLLADNRIIINNHLRRARGGKVSFTHLIGYAIVRALQDYPEMNNFFAVNAEGKPVVVQPEHVNLGLAIDLPGKDGGRSLVVASIKAAEKMDFAAFWGAYEDIIRRARAGKLTADDFAGATVSLTNPGTIGTNHSVPRLMQGQGAIIGVGAMEYPAEFSGMNPDALNDMGISRTMTLTSTYDHRIIQGAQSGEFLRRVHQLLLGEDGFYYDIFAALRIPYEPAVWLTDREFSHEGQIDKGARVIELINAYRTSGHLMADTDPLEFKIRTHPDLDITKHGLTLWDLDREFAVGGFAGNKLMKLRDILGVLRDAYCRRVGVEYMHIIDPEERAWIQKNIEVKNDAPTREEQKHILSRLNVAEAFETFLQTKYVGQKRFSLEGGETVIALLDAVLSAAAENSLDEVVIGMPHRGRLNVLANIVGKPYAKIFNEFEGNIDPGTAQGSGDVKYHLGAHGTYVSPNGLKVAVELTANPSHLEAVNPVLEGIVRAKQDILDKGEDGFTVLPLLMHGDAAFAGQGVVAETLNLSQLRGYRTGGTVHVVVNNQVGFTTSPAQSRSSLYCTDIARMISAPIFHVNGDDPEACVRVAKLAVAYRVRFKKDVVIDMVCYRRRGHNEADNPSFTQPLMYDIIDSKRSVRKLYTEDLIGRGDITITDAEEALKDFQSQLEKVFLETRDATGKPRPEPVMEESVTQPRSSTAISAELIKTIGDLYANHPAGFSIHPRLKPQIDRRVAQTTGGDVDWATAELLALGSLTVDGHPVRLAGQDSRRGTFTQRHAVLIDRANGEEYTPLRHIPGAKAQFRAYDSLLSEYAAMGFEYGYSVANPEALVVWEAQFGDFANGAQTIIDEFIASGEAKWGQRSSVTLLLPHGYEGQGPDHSTGRPERFLQLAAENNITVAMCSSPANYFHLLRRQALSDIHRPLIAFTPKSLLRLKAAVSQLSEFTDGAFQPVIADSSVTPDQVSRVVLCSGKIYYDLLSARTEAGRSDVAIVRLEQLYPLPGDEIAAELAKYPQAQLIWAQEEPANQGAYPFIALNLPERLAGQGDTRQLYRASRKASASPAVGSASVHDKQQREVVATALG encoded by the coding sequence GTGGCCTACGACGTGACCGCGCAGTCCTCGACTGGCAGTGAATCAACCCGCCCCGACTTCGGCGCGAACGAGTGGCTGGTCGAGGAGATGTACGAGCGTTACCTGACCGATCCGTCGGCAGTGGACGCGGCCTGGCACGATTTCTTCGCCGACTACCGGCCCGCGGCCGGCCCCGCCGGCTCCGTCCGGCAGGCGCCTGCGGGCAGCACCTACGGCGACGACGAGACCGAGGAGTTCATGGCCGGCTCGGACGAGGCCGCCGACTCGGCGAAGTCCGCCAGCAACGGGCACGACGGCGCTCACACGAGCGCCGAGAACCGCCGCGACGACCAGGCCGCCGCGGGCAAGACCGAGACCTCGGCCGCGGTGAGCGTCGCGCAGAACCCGGCGCCGACGCCGCCGTCCATCGAGGGGTCAGACACCGCGCAGCCGCCCGCCGCTGAGCAGGCGCCGGCCGCCAAGCCCGCCAGCAAGCAGCCGCCCGCAGCCGAGCAGGCGCCGGCCGCCAAGCCCGCAGCCGAGCAGGCGCCGGCCGCCAAGCCCGCCGCCAAGGCATCCTGGACCAGCCCGTCGATCGCGCCGACCGCGCCGGCTGACGCGCACGCCACCGTGCTGCGCGGCGCGCCGGCCAAGGTCGTCACCAACATGCAGGCCTCGCTGGAGATCCCCACCGCGACCAGCGTCCGGGCAGTGCCGGCCAAGCTGCTCGCCGACAACCGGATCATCATCAACAACCACCTGCGCCGGGCTCGCGGCGGCAAGGTGAGCTTCACCCACCTGATCGGCTACGCCATCGTGCGGGCGCTGCAGGACTACCCGGAGATGAACAACTTCTTCGCCGTCAACGCCGAGGGCAAGCCGGTCGTCGTGCAGCCCGAGCATGTCAACCTCGGCCTGGCGATCGACCTGCCCGGCAAGGACGGCGGCCGCTCGCTGGTGGTGGCCTCGATCAAGGCCGCCGAGAAGATGGACTTCGCCGCGTTCTGGGGCGCCTACGAAGACATCATCCGGCGCGCCCGGGCCGGAAAGCTGACCGCCGACGACTTCGCCGGCGCCACCGTCAGCCTGACCAATCCCGGCACGATCGGCACCAACCACTCGGTTCCCCGGCTGATGCAGGGCCAGGGCGCCATCATCGGCGTCGGCGCGATGGAGTACCCCGCCGAGTTCAGCGGCATGAACCCCGACGCGCTGAACGACATGGGCATCTCACGCACCATGACGCTGACCTCGACCTATGACCACCGGATCATCCAGGGCGCCCAGTCGGGTGAGTTCCTGCGCCGGGTGCACCAGTTGCTGCTCGGCGAGGACGGCTTCTACTACGACATCTTCGCCGCCCTGCGCATCCCCTACGAGCCGGCGGTCTGGTTGACCGACCGCGAGTTCAGCCACGAGGGCCAGATCGACAAGGGCGCCCGCGTCATCGAGTTGATCAACGCCTATCGGACCTCGGGTCACCTGATGGCAGACACCGACCCGCTGGAGTTCAAGATCCGGACCCACCCGGACCTCGACATCACCAAGCACGGCCTGACCCTGTGGGACCTGGACCGGGAGTTCGCGGTCGGCGGCTTCGCCGGCAACAAGCTGATGAAGCTGCGCGACATCCTCGGAGTGCTGCGCGACGCCTACTGCCGCCGGGTCGGCGTCGAGTACATGCACATCATCGACCCCGAAGAGCGCGCCTGGATCCAGAAGAACATCGAAGTCAAGAATGACGCCCCGACCCGGGAGGAGCAGAAGCACATACTGTCCCGGCTCAACGTCGCCGAGGCGTTCGAGACCTTCCTGCAGACCAAGTACGTCGGCCAGAAGCGCTTCAGCCTCGAAGGCGGTGAGACCGTCATCGCGCTGCTGGACGCGGTGCTGTCCGCGGCTGCCGAGAACTCCCTGGACGAGGTCGTCATCGGAATGCCGCACCGCGGCCGGCTCAACGTGCTGGCCAACATCGTCGGCAAGCCCTACGCCAAGATCTTCAACGAGTTCGAGGGCAACATCGACCCGGGCACCGCGCAGGGCTCCGGCGACGTCAAATACCACCTCGGCGCGCACGGCACCTACGTCAGCCCGAACGGGCTCAAGGTGGCCGTCGAGCTGACTGCCAACCCCTCGCACCTGGAGGCCGTCAACCCGGTGCTCGAGGGAATCGTCCGCGCCAAGCAGGACATCCTCGACAAGGGCGAGGACGGCTTCACGGTGCTGCCGTTGCTGATGCACGGCGACGCCGCCTTCGCCGGGCAGGGCGTGGTGGCCGAGACCCTGAACCTGTCACAGCTGCGCGGCTACCGCACCGGCGGCACCGTGCACGTGGTGGTGAACAACCAGGTCGGCTTCACCACCTCGCCGGCGCAGTCGCGTTCCAGCCTCTACTGCACCGACATCGCGCGGATGATCTCGGCGCCGATCTTCCACGTCAACGGCGATGACCCCGAGGCCTGCGTGCGGGTCGCCAAGCTGGCGGTGGCCTACCGGGTGCGGTTTAAGAAAGACGTCGTCATCGACATGGTGTGCTACCGGCGCCGGGGGCACAACGAGGCCGACAACCCCTCGTTCACCCAGCCGCTGATGTACGACATCATCGACAGCAAGCGCAGCGTCCGCAAGCTCTACACCGAGGACCTGATCGGTCGCGGTGACATCACCATCACCGACGCCGAAGAGGCGCTCAAGGACTTCCAGTCGCAGCTGGAGAAGGTGTTCCTCGAGACCCGGGACGCCACCGGCAAGCCGCGGCCCGAGCCGGTGATGGAGGAGTCGGTGACTCAGCCGCGCAGCTCGACGGCCATCTCCGCCGAGCTGATCAAGACCATCGGCGACCTCTACGCCAACCACCCGGCGGGGTTCAGCATCCATCCCAGGCTCAAGCCGCAGATCGATCGGCGGGTCGCCCAGACCACCGGGGGCGACGTGGACTGGGCCACCGCCGAGCTGCTGGCCCTGGGATCGCTGACCGTCGACGGCCACCCGGTCCGCCTGGCGGGCCAGGATTCCCGGCGCGGCACCTTCACCCAACGGCACGCGGTGCTGATCGACCGGGCCAACGGTGAGGAGTACACCCCGCTACGGCACATCCCCGGCGCCAAGGCGCAGTTCCGGGCCTATGACTCGCTGCTGTCGGAATACGCCGCCATGGGTTTCGAGTACGGCTACTCGGTGGCCAACCCCGAAGCCCTGGTGGTGTGGGAGGCGCAGTTCGGCGACTTCGCCAACGGCGCTCAGACCATCATCGACGAGTTCATCGCCTCGGGTGAGGCCAAGTGGGGCCAGCGCTCCTCGGTGACGCTGCTGCTGCCGCACGGCTACGAGGGCCAGGGCCCAGACCACTCCACCGGCCGGCCGGAGCGCTTCTTGCAACTGGCGGCCGAGAACAACATCACGGTCGCGATGTGCTCCTCTCCGGCCAACTACTTCCACCTGCTGCGCCGGCAGGCGCTGTCTGACATCCACCGGCCGCTGATCGCGTTCACCCCCAAGTCGCTGTTGCGGCTCAAGGCCGCGGTCAGCCAGTTGAGTGAGTTCACCGACGGCGCCTTCCAGCCGGTGATCGCAGACTCCTCGGTGACGCCGGACCAGGTCAGCCGGGTGGTGCTGTGCAGCGGCAAGATCTACTACGACCTGCTGTCGGCGCGCACCGAGGCCGGCCGGTCCGACGTGGCGATCGTGCGCCTGGAGCAGCTCTACCCGCTGCCCGGCGATGAGATCGCCGCCGAGCTGGCCAAGTACCCGCAGGCGCAGCTGATCTGGGCGCAGGAGGAGCCGGCCAACCAGGGCGCTTACCCCTTCATCGCGCTGAACCTGCCGGAGCGGTTGGCTGGCCAGGGTGACACCCGGCAGCTCTACCGCGCCTCACGCAAGGCCTCGGCGTCCCCGGCGGTCGGCTCGGCCAGCGTTCATGACAAGCAGCAGCGCGAGGTCGTCGCCACCGCACTGGGCTGA
- a CDS encoding Gfo/Idh/MocA family oxidoreductase, whose protein sequence is MAEPVTDDAVIRWGILGAGGIAGKFAADLIRTPGNALAAVGARQQSRAADFAARHGAPRAYGSYRELVEDPDLDVVYIATTHPGHHEQALMAIAAGKAVLIEKPVCLNAADTREVFGAAAAAGVFAMEAMWMRTNPLIRKAQELVAGSAIGELVSVRAELGLGRPFDAAHRLYDLANGGGALLDLGIYPVTFGWIFLGRPQSVALTGALAPTGSDATVAMQWSYPDGRDAQLWCSAPVKAPFRALVVGTEGWIRTEGRFYRPSALTVMTGGLESRIDDPLGAETNGYGPEIAEVSRCLRAGETESPLVPAADTIAIMELLDDARAHLGVRYTGE, encoded by the coding sequence ATGGCTGAACCCGTGACCGACGACGCCGTGATCCGCTGGGGCATCCTCGGTGCCGGAGGCATCGCCGGCAAGTTCGCCGCCGACCTGATCCGCACCCCGGGCAACGCGCTGGCCGCGGTCGGCGCGCGCCAGCAGAGCCGGGCCGCCGACTTCGCTGCCAGGCACGGCGCGCCCCGGGCGTACGGCAGCTACCGGGAACTGGTCGAGGACCCCGACTTAGACGTCGTCTACATCGCCACCACCCATCCTGGTCACCACGAGCAGGCGCTGATGGCCATCGCGGCCGGCAAGGCGGTGCTGATCGAGAAACCGGTCTGCCTCAACGCCGCCGACACCCGCGAGGTGTTCGGAGCCGCGGCCGCGGCCGGGGTGTTCGCCATGGAGGCCATGTGGATGCGCACGAACCCGCTGATCCGCAAAGCTCAGGAGCTGGTGGCCGGCTCAGCCATCGGCGAGCTGGTGTCGGTCCGGGCAGAGCTGGGCCTGGGTCGGCCGTTCGATGCGGCCCATCGGCTGTATGACCTGGCCAACGGTGGTGGCGCGCTGCTGGACCTGGGCATCTATCCGGTCACCTTTGGCTGGATCTTTCTCGGCAGGCCGCAGTCGGTGGCCCTCACCGGAGCGCTGGCCCCGACCGGCAGCGACGCCACGGTGGCGATGCAGTGGAGCTACCCGGACGGTCGCGACGCCCAGCTCTGGTGCTCGGCACCGGTCAAGGCGCCGTTCCGGGCGCTGGTGGTGGGCACCGAGGGCTGGATCCGGACCGAGGGTCGGTTCTACCGCCCGTCCGCCCTGACGGTGATGACGGGTGGGCTCGAGTCCCGAATCGATGACCCGCTGGGCGCTGAGACCAACGGCTACGGACCCGAGATCGCCGAGGTCAGCCGTTGCCTGCGGGCCGGTGAGACCGAGAGCCCGCTGGTCCCGGCCGCCGACACGATCGCCATCATGGAACTGCTCGACGACGCGCGGGCCCATCTGGGGGTTCGCTATACCGGAGAGTGA